A region of Sugiyamaella lignohabitans strain CBS 10342 chromosome A, complete sequence DNA encodes the following proteins:
- a CDS encoding putative helicase (Putative helicase with limited sequence similarity to human Rb protein; the authentic, non-tagged protein is detected in highly purified mitochondria in high-throughput studies; YLR419W is not an essential gene; GO_component: GO:0005737 - cytoplasm [Evidence IEA,IEA]; GO_component: GO:0005737 - cytoplasm [Evidence IDA] [PMID 14562095]; GO_component: GO:0005739 - mitochondrion [Evidence IDA] [PMID 14576278]; GO_component: GO:0005739 - mitochondrion [Evidence IDA] [PMID 16823961]; GO_function: GO:0005524 - ATP binding [Evidence IEA,IEA]; GO_function: GO:0008026 - ATP-dependent helicase activity [Evidence IEA]; GO_function: GO:0004386 - helicase activity [Evidence IEA,IEA]; GO_function: GO:0016787 - hydrolase activity [Evidence IEA]; GO_function: GO:0003729 - mRNA binding [Evidence IDA] [PMID 23222640]; GO_function: GO:0003676 - nucleic acid binding [Evidence IEA]; GO_function: GO:0017111 - nucleoside-triphosphatase activity [Evidence IEA]; GO_function: GO:0000166 - nucleotide binding [Evidence IEA,IEA]; GO_process: GO:0006200 - ATP catabolic process [Evidence IEA]; GO_process: GO:0008150 - biological_process [Evidence ND]; GO_process: GO:0008152 - metabolic process [Evidence IEA,IEA]), translating to MKDKKKKSAGPSSASNGGSGSKKGKSSTPEPPAELSPAEIKAANRAKAAAGRAIVASSSSWTGKLPATLLYEHCQKLKWEKVNFDAVSGS from the coding sequence atgaaagacaagaaaaagaaatccgCTGGTCCTAGTTCTGCGTCCAACGGCGGTAGTGGCTCCAAAAAGGGCAAGTCGTCGACTCCAGAGCCTCCGGCCGAGCTGAGTCCAGCCGAGATCAAAGCCGCGAATCGGGCCaaagcagctgctggccGAGCAATTGTCGCCTCGTCCTCGTCATGGACGGGCAAACTGCCAGCCACTCTGCTTTATGAACATTGTCAGAAGCTGAAATGGGAAAAAGTCAACTTCGATGCTGTAAGTGGATCGTAG